Sequence from the Raphanus sativus cultivar WK10039 unplaced genomic scaffold, ASM80110v3 Scaffold3475, whole genome shotgun sequence genome:
TACTCCTCTTTCACGAGAAGCCATCTACATATGTTTTCTCTCTCCCTCTGGCTATGATCCGTTGATGTAGTCAAGCAGAAGACGATCAAGCTCAAAATGTTGACACAGAAGTTTCTGCACCATCAACAATAAGAGGAACGAACTCTTTTAAGGGATTTCAAGAGGACATAAGAGAAGCAATTAATGCCAACCATTTGAGAAATCTACTTATGTAAAGAAGCATGTAAACCTTGGTTACGGGTAAAGCCGGTGCAGCGTCAACATAAAAGTCTGGGAAACGAGAAACTTCTGCACCCTTTTCAAACAATATGTATGTGGGAAGCTGAGACATTccacctatatatatatatatatatgttacacAACACATCAGTCCCTTCACACAACAGAAACTcactgtgtttttttttatgagtTCGTGGAGAGGATTATTTACCGGCAAGAGAGATTCCAAACTTTGCTGCAGCATTAGGGAACAGTCCAAGATCGATGGTTCCAAAAGACAAAAGACTATTCGAGTACCTGAATAATTGAACAAGTGTAATTAAGAGTGTGTCTCTTAAGAGACGAACAGTGAGAAAATgggtgatgttttttttttctgacacaAAGACTTACGTGATGGAGAGCTCAGGAAAGCAGCGGCTTGAACGAACACACTTGGCTGAACTACATGCATAGAATTCTACCTGCAAAAAGATGTGAAAAGTCGCATCACAAGAGTAGCTAGCTAGTCCAGTACCCTTTACAACTTCATATATGGTTTAACTGAAAAAGATGTTGCAgatgagttttgtttttttatcgaTTGAccattaaagaagaagaagaaaaaacataaaatataggGAGGCTATATGGCATTATCTAGCTTCATAGTCACCAAGCTATCTGTAAGTTCTATGCTTCAAATGTATCATCATCTAAGCTTACAACCTCATTAATTAGGAAAGCTAATATCTAGCTTAATAGACACCACGCTATAACGGAAGCTATCTGCAAGATCTATGGAAGAACACTATTTTAAGTAACCTATAAACTACTTCTAGTTGTTTTCCAAAACGTATCATCTAAAACCACAACTAGTTGAAGAAGATACAGACCACGTACCAACCAGTATTTAGTTGTGGTACCATCTGATAGCAAATCCTCCAACTGCATAGGTGTTAGCTTCTTCGCTGTTCCTGCAAACGTTTTAACCAAATGCAACTTCAGATTCCAAAAAATTCACAGAAAGCAAAGGACACGAAATCTTCACATACCTAACTTACTAAACGCTGGCTGTTGAGCTAAAAGATACACCACTGCATAAACGAAACATTCAAATCAAAACATGGCAAGTTCGAAGGCTGTAGATCAACATTCAAACCTGCATCTCCCatataatataaactaaaactcaaaaaaaaaaaatagcttttgtttttatatttattaacaaAGACCCACCTGAAAAAATGACACAGAACCAGATCGCAACTCGATAATCCATAACCAACGAAACCGCAATGAGAAAGATCTGTTGCAACAAGAGACACTCTGTATCAGCAAAGTGTCTCACATGGATCGAAATCAGAAAGCCGTTACCTTAGCGTAGAGAAAGCTATCAGCAACAAAAGCCTCCCATGTTTCCTCCCTAACCATCTAATCAACACACAATCCGATCAAGTACCAGaccttttctaaaaaaaaaaaaagcgaaattcaatcgaaaaaaaaaagttgaaaccTTGATAGCTGAGAACATGAGGAAGGCTAGAAAGGCTTGGACTTCTCTGTCGAATAGTCGATGAGAAGTGTACTGTGCGACGGTGGTGCGGATCGGAAGGTATGAGAAGAAGGCCATGAAGTGGAGGAAGTAGTACGGATCTGACACGATCTGGCTCGTTCTTTCCATTACTCCTTCACGCTTCTtctccatttttcttcttttttgctgATCCCGAGTTCCAAAGGGATCGTGAAGAAGATGTAAGAGTTAGCCGTGTCTGAGAGAGAGGTACGGGATGGTTTTAGACACAGTAGACGTCACGTCGTTTTACATGGTAACAAACGGCAAGGTGTTTTTGGTTAGAGGATGTTAGGCATCTCATTTGTCCCACTGAATATTTTAGGTCTGCCATTTTGGATATCGGTTTACTTCGGTCTTTAGTTTTTCGGTTTTAAAGATGTTAAATTCGTTCAACTATCTAGAAagtttggttcagttttattttgattattttggt
This genomic interval carries:
- the LOC130506623 gene encoding uncharacterized protein LOC130506623; the protein is MEKKREGVMERTSQIVSDPYYFLHFMAFFSYLPIRTTVAQYTSHRLFDREVQAFLAFLMFSAIKMVREETWEAFVADSFLYAKIFLIAVSLVMDYRVAIWFCVIFSVVYLLAQQPAFSKLGTAKKLTPMQLEDLLSDGTTTKYWLVEFYACSSAKCVRSSRCFPELSITYSNSLLSFGTIDLGLFPNAAAKFGISLAGGMSQLPTYILFEKGAEVSRFPDFYVDAAPALPVTKKLLCQHFELDRLLLDYINGS